In one Macaca nemestrina isolate mMacNem1 chromosome 2, mMacNem.hap1, whole genome shotgun sequence genomic region, the following are encoded:
- the LOC139361272 gene encoding uncharacterized protein: protein MTAEERDKFPTGQQAIPTVDIRRKFQKRALGPKQNLEALLNLATSVFYNRDQEEQAQKEMQDQRKAAALVMVLRQTNFGGSERTENGAGQSPSPVHLTIEGQETDFLLDTGTAFPVLISCPRQLSSKSVTIQGILGQLLTRIEAIRLQMVLQTELQMSLTHNFYQGPLDLWADPFTGLKDSPLEDMKTAGPLLHPYLAGSSKSGHCPISNSSWGVLFGEGIER from the exons atgacagctgaagaaagggacaaattccctactggtcagcaagccatcccca ctgTAGATATTAGGAGAAAGTTCCAAAAGCGAGCTCTGGGCCCtaaacaaaatctggaggcattattaaacctggcaacctcagtgttctataatagggaccaagaggaacaggcccaaaaggaaaTGCAAGATCAGAGAAAGGCCGCAGCCTTAGTCATGGTGCTAAGACAAACAAAttttggtggttcagagaggacagaaaatggagcaggccaatcacccT CCCCGGTACatttaaccattgagggccaggaaactGACTTCCTCTTGGACACTGGCACGGCCTTCccagtgttaatctcctgtcccAGACAGCTGTCCTCAAAGTCCGTTACCATCCAAGGAATCCTGGGACAACTtttaaccag gatTGAGGCCATCaggctacagatggtcttacaaacgGAACTCCAAATGAGCTTAACTCACAACTTCTACCAAGGACCCCTGGACCTATGGGCTGACCCTTTTACTGGCCTAAAGgattcccctctggaggacatgaaaactgcagggccccttcttcaccCCTATCTAGCAGGAAGTAGCAAGAGTGGTCATTGCCCAATTTCCAACAGCAGTTGGGGCGTCCTGTTTGGAGaggggattgagaggtga